One Denticeps clupeoides chromosome 10, fDenClu1.1, whole genome shotgun sequence genomic window carries:
- the adrm1 gene encoding proteasomal ubiquitin receptor ADRM1, with product MSSGALFPSLASGSRSSSSKYLVEFRAGKMTLKGSTVTPDKRKGMVYIQQTDDSLIHFCWKDRTNGNVEDDLIIFPDDCEFKRVNQCTSGRVYVLKFKASSKRLFFWMQEPKTDKDDEYCRKVNEYLNNPPLPGALGSGGSSGHDLSALGGEGGLQNLLGNMSHNQLMQLIGPTGLGGLGGLGALAGPGLASLLGSGGPATSSSSSSSRSQSAAVTPSSGSGGTRMSSAPAPTTPVTPAAASTISPAVTPTTPASQIPSANVSSPTQPIQLSDLQSILATMNVPSMAASGQGVDLASVLTPEVMAPILANPEVQERLLPYLPSGESLPQSADEIQNTLTSPQFQQAMSMFSSALASGQLGPLMNQFGLPSEAVDAANKGDVEAFAKAMEGADGKTDSSGDKKDDDEDMSLD from the exons ATGTCTTCAGGAGCCCTCTTTCCCAGCCTGGCCTCAGGCTCACGTAGCTCTTCCAGCAAATACCTGGTGGAGTTTCGGGCTGGCAAGATGACACTGAAGGGCAGCACGGTGACCCCAGACAAGCGCAAGGGGATGGTTTACATCCAGCAGACAGATGACTCTCTTATCCATTTCTGCTGGAAGGACAGGACAAATGGGAATGTGGAAGAT GATCTCATCATTTTTCCGGATGACTGCGAGTTCAAGAGGGTGAACCAGTGCACTTCAGGACGGGTGTACGTGCTCAAGTTCAAGGCCAGCTCCAAACGGTTGTTCTTCTGGATGCAG GAGCCAAAAACTGATAAGGATGATGAATACTGCCGCAAAGTGAATGAGTACCTGAACAACCCCCCTTTGCCTGGGGCCCTTGGCAGCGGTGGCAGCAGTGGCCACGACCTCTCTGCTCTTGGCG GAGAAGGTGGCTTGCAAAACCTCTTGGGTAATATGAGCCATAACCAGCTCATGCAGCTAATTGGACCAACTGGACTTGGAGGACTTG gtGGGCTGGGAGCTCTAGCAGGACCAGGTCTGGCCAGTCTTTTGGGAAGTGGAGGACCTGCCACTAGTAGCTCATCCTCTAG TTCCCGTAGCCAGTCTGCTGCAGTCACCCCGTCCTCAGGATCAGGTGGAACCCGTATGAGCTCGGCTCCGGCTCCCACCACACCGGTCACCCCTGCGGCCGCCTCTACCATCTCCCCCGCGGTCACCCCCACCACTCCGGCCTCTCAGATTCCTTCAGCAAATGTGTCCAGCCCCACCCAACCCATCCAGCTCAGTGATCTGCAGAGCATCCTGGCCACCATGAACGTTCCTAGTATGGCCGCTTCAGGCCAGGGAG TTGACTTGGCCAGTGTTTTGACCCCAGAGGTCATGGCACCCATCCTGGCCAATCCTGAAGTTCAGGAAAGGCTCCTCCCCTACCTGCCTTCGGGAGAGTCCTTACCTCAGAGTGCCGATGAGATCCAGAACACCCTGACCTCCCCGCAGTTCCAGCAG GCCATGAGCATGTTTAGCAGCGCTCTTGCATCTGGACAGCTTGGCCCACTTATGAACCAGTTTGGCCTGCCGTCTGAAGCAGTAGATGCTGCTAATAAAGGAG ATGTTGAAGCTTTTGCCAAAGCCATGGAGGGAGCAGATGGGAAGACAGACAGCTCTGGTGACAAgaaggatgatgatgaggacaTGAGTTTGGATTAG